The region GGCTGGTTCAGGCGAATGTAGCTGCGGTGGAAAATTGTCGAAAGGGACATGTGTGAAACCAATTAAAGGAAACGCAGTGCTTTTCTGGAGTATGGTTAGTATAACTGTGTTTTAAAGAGATCATTGATGCGGATTTCTTAAATGCTCTACACAATATATTTGTGGTTGGTATTCTCAGGGACTGGATGGAAAGTCAGATTCGAATAGTGTTCATGGAGGATGTCCGGTACTCTCTGGGGAGAAGTGGTCAGCTACAAAGTGGATGAGGCAATCAGGTCACCATTGAATTAACTACCTATCACCAAGGGATTTCCCCCTTCATATTTTCCATTAAAAGTAGTTATTATTGATAGTATGAATATTAAATAGTCTACAGAATAATATGATATAGTTAGATACACAATGGATATCTCATTAGGTGTCTATGTTAAAGATACTAGTATATATACAGTTTCTGATAAATCTTTACTCTGAGGTCTATGGACATTTTCTTGGGATTTTCATTGGTCTCGCTTGCTACTTAATTGGAAGATGCCACCATTAAGGTTTCTGCTCCATTTCTGATTAAGGTCTGTTTAAATCAACAATTGAACTAAGTTCCTAAGTGTTTACCATGTAAGTATTTATTATGTATAAGTTGTCTCGAAGAGTATGTGAAAATAAACTAAACAAAATTTGAAAATGTTAAAAGATTTTTATAAGTcgtttttgaaaaaaaaattgtaCTAAAATATAAGTCTTTTTGCAATACCAAAAAACTATTAATATTGTTTTTTCTAGTATCCCTTTAAGTATTTATTATCatctatttttttaattatttaaatcTATGCTTAAATGTAGTTTTGGTCCTCTAGTTgatgtttttttaatttttaaaaactagaTTTTTGGTCGCCGAACTTAATTTTTATTGAGATTTCCATGGTTCCACTCTAGTTTTGAATTAGGATGATTtgttatttaatattattttacacaattgattttaattaattaatttttttacaTAATAAATTAATTAACAGAAATTTTAAGCTAAAATTTATGGTTCTTGGCCCAAGTGACCCACAAGAATACAACATATGAATAGTTGTGGCCTGTATAAACACTAGTACTATTGTTGAAAGGACTTGCTTTCCATATGCAAAGCAAACGATATCTTTTCCAAGACGTAAAACACATAACCATGCTGGGAGTATCAGAAGCCCTTTCTCTAGGCCAATCTCTAGGTGTTCCTACTAGCCCCAGCATCACTTCTCTCTCAATCCAGTGTGACAATTAGCTGCGTGCATTTATCTGCATCTTTTTGCTATTGTAGGCATATGTTACTATGTTAGTTACTTTAGTTTCCAGGATTTGAACCTGGATTTCCTTCTCAAAACTTTGTTGGTAACCCTTATTGAACCTGGGTTTACGGTTTAATAATGTGTGGTAGTAAAAATTCTTAGAAGTAGGAGTATAGTTTTCCACAATTCAGTAGAAAGTACCATAAAGTATGGATTGTCACAAGGTTGAAGTACTTTTTTGGAACACAAAAGTAGTAGCATAGAGAGTTTCCACTGCGAGTGACCTTTTCAAAGAGTCTTTGAATCATTTCTAGTTTATTAGTGTTTTCCTCAAAAATTGTCTTGTAGTATTCTCTGTTAACAGAAATACTACTCGGCTTTCAGCATCATGTACAGTCCAACATTCATAATATTTTCCATACATAGCTTATCTCACAATCATATGGAACATTTTAGATTTAATGTTTTAGTACTTTGATGGTAAAATTAGTAGTGGTAATTGTTGCATTCTTACATTGATACTTACAACCCGGTTCCTGGACCTCTTCAAGGGATTATAATAGAGGATTTGCATCCAAGCTTATGGTAAATAACTGAGGTTTAATTCAACTTTCAAATTTTCTTGGTTATTTGGTTGATATGGATCGAAGGCTCCAATATAATGTGAATCACATTCCAAGTGTTGCTAATAGATAATAGATAATTTTAAACAAGGTTTAAGTTTAAATGGATGACATATATGATCCTAGATAAAATTTATTGAGAAATGTTATATCTGACGGTTTCACATCTAACAGATGACTTAAGTCAATAGTTCACTTAacataaataaatatattaataatagtttttaaatatttaaatataCTACTACAAATTAACAACATAAATTATATTCAAACACTCCTGTACAGCTGTTATGATTTTTTTACGGTAAGTGTTATGATAAAATAAAACCTACATATTAATCATCAATTAATAATTGTATCCGGCCACATATTTAAATTTATATCTAAATAATACAACTTATTTTTGTTAAGTGTATAgtttgtaaataaataataaactGAATTctgaaagaaagaaaaaaacatCTTTCAAATATGAACGAGTGATTAAGAATTATTACACCATACAAAACAAATTCTTCTTTGTTCATTGTAcattcaaaattttaaaaatattttctttggATTTTAGAATTCAAATTTTGTTTTTGGTGTTTAAATTCTAATAGTTAATTTGTGATATTTTGATAAAATACTGGTTCAACTTATAGAATTTGAATGGGTGAAATATGTTAATTACATATTTGAATCATAGAATCCAAACACATTAGAAATAAGAATTTATTCTAAATCCTACAGAATGCTCTGTCAATTTCAGCTCAAATTAGAGACTTTGAATCTATATAATACGATAATTACATATTCAAACTATAGAATAAAACTAATTCAAGACGAGAATTTTTTATGTGATCTTTACATCGATTTTTTTTTGGACTACAATACATatattttgatttattttcattCACAGCACAACAAATAAAGTCCTGCCCAGTGGAAACGAACTATAACCATTGCAGATTTATCACAGTAAGAAATTAAAATTGTTTAGGATCAATACAAAGAGTGTCTAATCTTTAAGTATAAGTGTTCGTCAAGCCACTCAAATTCACATGTTTTGCTTACCAACACACAAGACAAAAAAATAATATTCTCTATATTCGGGTACTATTTTTCCGACACTATATATTTCTTAAAACTCCGATTTTGTTAATCGCTTTCAAAATGCATGACTCCAGGAGGTGCAAAACATAACATATCATTTGACAAAAATCACCACAAAAGCTGATTACCTTACGATTTTATGTAACTCTATTATTTTAATTAACTAAAAAATGTGAGAATCCAAAACAAAATGTTTGCTTCAAGAATACTATAAATTAACTCGTTGGAGGGTTTTTTATGCTTCAAATCTAGAGGAACCACCCATCCAGCCTCATCAAATTCTAGATCCAATATATCTTTATAAAAAAAAGCACACATCAACTGTTATGCAATAGAATGTAAAGTGTGCGAGCAATTgaaaaattgaaaagaaaaatataCAATATTAAAGTCGAACTGTTCAATCGAACAACAGATTAAAGTGGCGCTCGATACATAACCTAACTCTCTTGTGCAAAAAAATGGCATCCTTATAAAAGAATACTAAATTGGAGGAAAGTTTGTAAGAATTGGTAAGTGTACTTGTCTTTTGGTGTGGTAATATAACTAGGACTCTATTGAAAATCTCATAGAGAAGTCTAGTTAAGTGTTAACAACACCTCTGTCCACCCGCTTTGTCATTTACTCTGTTTTGTTTCACATGCAACATGAACTTACAACTCTGAAAGCTCCTCGCTTAAGCAGACGATATTTAAAGATAATGTAAGTATACAACCCTAAAACAAGACAAATATGATTAATAATCGACGCCATACATTATTCATCAGGAACGGGAACTCCTTTTTTGCCTTTTAAACCAGCAGCCGGCTTGCATGGACCGTAGAGACAAATGCGCAGATCACCCTGAATCATCGGTTGATAAAAGTAATTCTTGAACAAGTCCCAAAACTCATCTCTGCCAGAAAGTTATATTGTGTAACAACAATAAGGTTAGCTTCACAAAAATGGTGGTCAATTCAATGTAATTCACAAGATTCTAAGTTAGAAGAGAAATAAAATCGGTATATATACCTGACTTGTGGAAGGGTAAACAAGGAAAAACCCTTTACATCAGGATGAATATCAAGCACAAGTACTTTTAACCTTGAAAGGCCCAATGCCTCAATATCAATGAGCTTCTTAATCCTGCATTAGAGTCAGAGTAACATACAAGATTAACTATAAtttaatcacaaaaaaaacaaaatcTGAAATATTTGATCTCGAATCAATGAGAAAACACAATTTTAATTTTACTAAACAAAATGATACAAGATGACCAACCTGCTTGGCGTGCCGCTAGCAATGTTAACACGGTTTTTCAACAAAGAAATCTGCATAGATTATAAGGCCAAATCAATGTGTAATATATATACAAATCCACACTAGTACAACATGTAAACCGGATCAAATGAGGAAAAATGCACTACAATTGAATAAAACATGTATCACTTCTAGCTGCTGATGAAGAATCAATGCCTTTCTCTATAGGGGTAAAAGCAATTTTAAATGTGTAGAATTGATTTTCATGTGTTTGGTTTATAATTGATTATGACCTCTAGAATTGATTGTACTTGAGTTGAATCTAGGGTTTGTAACTTGAGCTTAAACCTGACTTCTACACTCAAAATCTACTATTCAACTAATTTACATGAATGTATCTAAACATAAATTATTTTCAGCAAGAATCAAATATCCTGAATCCATTAATTCAATATCAATTTTACCGAGAATCAGTGAAGAAATCAACCTGTTCTTGAAGTTTGATATGCTTAGAAAACAGCTTAACAGAACTACATTGTTTCGTAACGGAGCGAAACCCTTTCAAAAGGTGAATAGATCTCAAAGCAGAGTAAGAGACAACAAGAACAGAAGGACTACCAGCAGAGATTTTTCCTTCCACAACTTCACTTTCACAGAGAACCTTTCTCCATGAATCACCAAACGAAGCTTTAACATCACCCGCCATGAATTTCACATCTAAATCAGTATCTGTGGTTTGGGAATTCGATAGCTTCAAAATGGTTGTATCTTTCAGGGATTCGAGTTCGATGGAAGAGAGGTGGAAACCGTTGGAAGCTTGAAACTGATCCACGAAGAAACGAAGTGGCTCTACATTTGGTTCCGTcgttttgtttttctttttggttcTATCGTCGTCGTTTTCATCACTTCCTTTTCGCTTTACCTTCTTTTTCTCGCTCGccatttttttcttctttctcgGTTACTGTTGCGTTGCCCTAACACTATCAATGTCTTCTCTTGGATTGGGTTGGGTTACGCCTCCAATTAAGCCCgttctatttttttcttttactAATTGCattgaaaaaatatattttatgaaaaTTTGAAATTGTTAGTTAGATTTTAGagatttatttaatttttataaaaaaatacTTTGAAGACACATCTTCAAAAAAATCTCGTTATTATTGAATATTTTTAGTGGATTTTTCTGAAAATGTATTTTCGAGATTTTAAGACCCCAATGCAAGAAGCTCAATCAAGAAGTGATCCACATTgtctctaagtatcatatatggatcctcatgttcttcacatgttattttgttcaagaaatcattaagagtttggagtttgtttgtcttggaaaccctaatttatctgggtatcttatgtgacttcttcaatatgtttcttcaataattgatcaaatatctcaagggatacttcatattacatcatcttatgcatatatgatcctccatgagccccaaaaatcaagagaatatcaagctagcaagttggtccatggtggttgaccagagaaagtcaactagtcaaaattggggttccctagaccctatctcctacaatttttgtcatatgaaaatgatcccaagcttaaagttactcaaaatgacattccaaacaactttcatgttgatgtATAGAGatgatttttcttggaaagtcattttttatggtgaaagattataggtcattttgtctaaatcctagtttggaggtcaactaccgaagatcataacttgctcaatttttatgagatgaaatccattcaaatttcatgatctAATTCAAAATGTCTACTTCgactttgatgtttggaggaagttcaaattcaacttgaaaatgcatgtgccaagaggaaacattataggtcattatggatcaatgccattgaacaagtgattttcctcaacttctaaaatttcatgccaaatccaaatgaggtcaaatttgttaccaaattgagtaggtttgaaagagatacaactttgatgaaggaacttttctcatttgaagtccatagaaaaagttattcaaggtggaagaagtgaatatttgacttgggacttagaaaattttaaaatatgtttgatttcccaaacttccacctcaaaattcatcatgatccaagcttaaaatgaaaaagtgttcaacatgaaagttattccccttgatctcacatttcctaaaagtccaaaatcatctcatttggatcaaaattaagggacttgtgcatgggtgtaagttaaagcaccatttggataatttcaagttccaatTTTCGAACACATTTgcatgagcttctaacatgatttcatCAAGAAGTACATTGAACTTTGGATCCGattacatcatctcatgggcctagtgcatgcccatgcatccatgcaagagGAAATTTCAAATTTTAccaaaattggaagtgtgcaaatatcaatatccttggctataaataagaccctcattgctcagaattaaggacctcatgcccaagctttgaacctgcagccattaaccctcaccattgaagaataaacttgaggattttcttgaaaatcgagtttcaattctccatctgttttgagattgaaactccaagagttcatccatttccttgatccatttctcttccatcaagcatctgaagcaagaccaagcataattggaagcaagatcgtgccaatctgaagctccattaaaggtgaattttcagatttttcatctcttcaattctccctcaattcttcaccattcttgttgatttttggttgtctaaGGTCCTATCAATGTagacaagaagattgagttgctttgaggtcaagtcgaagcaactcagttcatgatcctcaaaattcaaatccctgtatctttttatatacttggaatttgacaaaattgaggccagaaTCGAGCTACTGAGATTTTTTCTTTGATTGcatgtctttgtttttcattttagtgaaggttggtggtggacatttccggtgaggtccaccggagaagacaaccggagccctagctccggtggtgtggtGGCATGCTCCTATCCATAAGATCTTCTCTCCATCTTCTAATCTCATGtgttgcttttgattaccacgtgtgtgtttcagttgaccaaggtacatgtggaacgcgcgtttaTCACCATCTGATCTTccacttcaattaatgagggagatcagatgactctcatttttttttgcatttctgattatttcatttaatgacttatttttaattaattcatattaatttcattattaatccaaaaaatatggtactttcacctaaaaaattgaaatatttttctctttcattttctgaattaaaattattttttggattaattttgatatttttcatgatttaattgtttttgtgcatatttttaattatttaaaaatacttctgactttttaaaaataatgaaattttttgtctaagatcctttgaccttgtttgacctatgataaatctcttggccctttatttggtgttttgaagaggttttagctttttgatcaaacataatttaatttaaatgcattttaatttgatttttaattgtttaattatgttgagccatttttattgacttgtgaagtttgactagTGTTTGGaccttggttaaggttgatttgacatttgttggattaaaatcattggatttagggggattgatgaaatgtacatttcatttcccaaaatgaatgaatggttttaatttgataaaattccttctatgaccaatttgtgtttgtctcatctcccctccctcttcatcttcaatcccattctatcccatccctctcattgaccaatgaagtctcaatatcctaaggctaattggtttatcaataactttgtgttagatgaaccaatacaagtacggatgagattaggtccaccctttgatcattttctttttgtgtgtggtatgttttaggagtatggtccattataccatatctctaacatgcattaacaccaaaattta is a window of Lathyrus oleraceus cultivar Zhongwan6 chromosome 6, CAAS_Psat_ZW6_1.0, whole genome shotgun sequence DNA encoding:
- the LOC127092345 gene encoding uncharacterized protein LOC127092345, giving the protein MASEKKKVKRKGSDENDDDRTKKKNKTTEPNVEPLRFFVDQFQASNGFHLSSIELESLKDTTILKLSNSQTTDTDLDVKFMAGDVKASFGDSWRKVLCESEVVEGKISAGSPSVLVVSYSALRSIHLLKGFRSVTKQCSSVKLFSKHIKLQEQISLLKNRVNIASGTPSRIKKLIDIEALGLSRLKVLVLDIHPDVKGFSLFTLPQVRDEFWDLFKNYFYQPMIQGDLRICLYGPCKPAAGLKGKKGVPVPDE